From a region of the Daphnia pulicaria isolate SC F1-1A chromosome 1, SC_F0-13Bv2, whole genome shotgun sequence genome:
- the LOC124339993 gene encoding cadherin EGF LAG seven-pass G-type receptor 2-like, with protein MAPLGRRLVLLVFAVVMTTPVFGLKFDKSRELEVSAGAPPGTIVGKLRVISRAAGGILTRDNVGVNFSLHNSSDYADFHVEPKTGLLSVAKMVDRPVNSTYQIIVRAMLAKSRSGDTDRFEIRVTAPPQPTDQFRLLMDSNQYEGEIEPDSPVGMAIIEAMAFVNGSHNQMPGNVTYFMEPFPDEKFPFTAIKDWFRMDNRTGVVQLLQSPQPGIKAHNVSFMIGALEHDKSLDARAPAVVLFHGLPRPRNVTVTKLSADAAVICWKFPLAAGAQGYVLRYWRHPASLSPTQPLTPTENEAPDSAPIPLELKIIDLDGRANLSTTKDEIRTVCSSLKQLESEAAYKLQVLACGGDAECGDSLGPASAILHFTTQTNHCSLEGTCVTGECQISFEPPGFECLCHSGNYGPRCELYNPCVLTPCQNGATCHNFTNSTYECQCPQGFEGENCVVPVGPPCLHEEPCLNNGTCSKDGCDCLPGYQGAQCESFNPCWNDPCPKEANCTVLLDSDEFQCVCPLGYRGRDCEEAINYCILDPCQNDGHCSSRNGSYHCECTTGFHGVACEQDVDECQSDPCENNSTCHNLPGSFTCLCPPGFTGTRCEQKVEACLSFPCRNKAVCQNDFENLSYNCFCRPGFDGRDCENNIDDCNPDPCLNGGTCRDLTDAFECLCKTGFSGLRCDHEDPCPEDVEESVEKGTFHWPVTETGQIATLACPYGTLTTLEGKLKRPAAEIPTGLVTDTEFRERQERTKFDQTTVLTAVRSCERFPDGTVGWNSSDLSVCREQRLAIAEERSTILENNSVAAKNLTLIGVEQVADEVVDLVDDALMDLKVAHNFFNTLSNVMEVDDEVLSASNNSCDRLLDAIERYTSQVALEPDQPVVLATPNIAIETLLHSKPESYSFRPSFEGDPSGSSLISLTIPKQALEGSRDGVRLQFVSYRSGKLFQSRTNRLPGQPAMVIAATVGHVSVSGLSEPVTYTMPLVNSSSFYSCVYWDELEKEWSTNGVKTTKTESGMIECLSDHLTAFSILLDPTPMDRISGYHEYILRLISYVGSGLSILGLSITVLLYSLFRNLRRDRGGKILLNLCISLLMLNVIFLVGSILGTAYKNVDLEQRAKTSERIWSAGTESPVSQAHVDICTALTISVHYLVLSSLSWMLVEAVHMYQLLILVFANSETGFMLKRMLAAWGVPLIVVVTTAVLCLDYYQDPTGQTCGRMSHAHLTVYYSAFIGPTCLILLINSTVFFMVLRVILLQGQRGRAVGKVATENGNGAGGGNRLMIMAQLRGAVTVMALLGVTWVAGAVAIGPVKVVMTYVFCVCNSLQGFVIFIVRVVQYPEARQSFVTLWNTGQTHIPYDATRHSSGPTINSSGSATGQSSAHAVLRARKTLSINSRSPGSSGKNMLPIARGPDSLTPSQAPTLPLGGPTDSSSPSLSYQHWFPSATASPASNGSTQSRFRRIFGQLGLEPSSLRLSSKSNGKTSGSHSLLERHVSGATNPPPSPGDKSHQILGEPSPLPEELIKPNFMIGEEISLLHPGAASSSAEPSAGNTKRSSVISAGGGSISKEGANTSWTYLRPEDEIGDNDQLPPTTDQLGLKSANGFIARRRAVSFVVNLPDHGSIENPSSTDDRRAPPVRRTQSLCDDPPELSVIFRNGPTQQSSLPRQDPLFHS; from the exons ATGGCGCCACTCGGTCGTCGTCTCGTGTTGTTGGTATTCGCTGTCGTCATGACTACACCAGTTTTCG GTCTCAAGTTTGACAAGAGCCGAGAACTGGAAGTTAGCGCTGGAGCTCCTCCGGGTACCATTGTCGGTAAATTACGAGTCATTAGTCGAGCTGCTGGAGGAATTTTGACCAGAGACAATGTCGGAgtcaatttttcattgcacAATTCCAGCGACTACGCCGATTTTCACGTGGAGCCTAAAACGGGTCTTTTGTCTGTCGCCAA GATGGTTGATCGTCCGGTAAATTCGACCTATCAAATAATCGTTCGTGCGATGCTGGCCAAATCGAGGAGCGGTGACACGGATCGATTTGAAATTCGAGTCACGGCACCACCTCAACCAACGGACCAGTTTCGACTACTCATGGACTCTAATCAATACGA agGTGAAATAGAACCAGACAGTCCAGTCGGTATGGCCATCATCGAAGCGATGGCCTTCGTCAACGGTAGCCACAACCAAATGCCGGGCAACGTCACTTACTTCATGGAACCGTTTCCGGACGAAAAATTCCCGTTTACGGCCATCAAAGATTGGTTTCGGATGGACAACCGGACGGGTGTGGTTCAACTCCTCCAATCACCCCAGCCGGGCATTAAAGCCCACAATGTGAGTTTCATGATCGGAGCTCTGGAGCATGACAAATCTCTGGACGCAAGAGCCCCAGCCGTTGTCCTTTTCCACGGATTGCCCA GGCCACGAAATGTGACGGTGACTAAGCTATCAGCCGACGCTGCCGTAATCTGCTGGAAATTTCCGCTAGCCGCCGGAGCTCAAGGTTATGTTTTGCGTTACTGGCGTCATCCGGCGTCTCTCAGTCCAACCCAGCCGCTAACTCCTACGGAAAATGAAGCTCCTGATTCGGCGCCAATTCCACTGGAGCTGAAAATTATCGACTTGGACGGCCGCGCCAACCTAAGT ACGACAAAAGACGAGATACGGACCGTTTGTTCCAGTTTGAAACAACTGGAATCGGAGGCCGCCTACAAGCTGCAAGTGTTGGCCTGTGGTGGCGACGCAGAGTGCGGCGACTCTCTCGGACCAGCCAGCGCCATTCTCCACTTCACTACTCAGACCAATC ATTGCTCACTGGAAGGAACTTGCGTGACGGGTGAGTGTCAGATATCGTTCGAACCGCCCGGATTCGAGTGTCTGTGCCATTCGGGCAACTACGGTCCTCGTTGCGAGTTGTACAATCCTTGCGTCTTGACGCCGTGTCAGAACGGCGCCACGTGCCATAATTTCACCAACAGCACGTACGAATGCCAATGCCCGCAAGGTTTCGAAGGTGAAAATTGCGTCGTTCCTGTCGGGCCGCCTTGCCTTCATGAAGAACCTTGTCTCAACAACGGCACCTGTTCCAA GGATGGGTGTGACTGCCTCCCAGGCTACCAAGGCGCCCAGTGCGAGAGTTTCAATCCTTGCTGGAACGACCCGTGTCCCAAAGAGGCTAATTGCACTGTCTTGTTGGACAGTGATGAATTCCAGTGCGTCTGTCCACTAGGATACAGAG GGCGTGATTGTGAAGAAGCCATTAATTACTGCATCTTGGATCCGTGTCAAAACGACGGCCATTGCAGTAGCAGAAACGGCTCCTATCATTGTGAATGCACAACTGGATTCCACG GCGTCGCCTGTGAACAAGACGTGGATGAATGCCAGTCGGATCCGTGCGAGAACAACTCCACCTGTCACAATCTACCGGGATCATTCACCTGCCTCTGTCCACCTGGTTTCACGG GGACGAGATGCGAACAAAAAGTGGAAGCCTGTCTTTCGTTTCCCTGTAGAAACAAAGCCGTCTgtcaaaatgatttcgaaaatttGAGTTACAATTGCTTCTGTCGACCTGGATTCGATGGCCGTGACTGCGAGAATAACATTG ATGACTGTAACCCGGATCCTTGCCTGAATGGCGGTACCTGCCGTGACTTGACTGACGCCTTTGAATGTCTTTGCAAAACTGGTTTTTCAGGTCTTAGATGTGATCACGAAG ATCCATGTCCTGAAGATGTGGAGGAATCTGTCGAGAAAGGCACTTTCCATTGGCCGGTGACAGAGACTGGCCAGATTGCGACACTCGCCTGCCCTTACGGAACGCTGACCACGCTGGAGGGGAAATTGAAAAGACCAGCAGCCGAGATTCCGACGGGCCTGGTAACAGACACAGAATTCCGGGAGCGTCAGGAACGCACGAAATTCGACCAGACAACCGTATTGACTGCTGTGAGATCATGCGAGAGATTCCCGGATGGCACCGTCGGTTGGAACTCGTCTGATTTGTCCGTGTGCCGAGAACAAAGGCTGGCCATCGCCGAAGAGAGATCCACCATACTGGAAAACAATTCCGTCGCTGCCAAGAATCTGACGCTTATCGGTGTAGAACAAGTGGCAGACGAAGTGGTCGACTTGGTCGACGACGCCCTAATGGATCTCAAA GTGGCTCATAATTTCTTCAATACGTTGTCCAATGTCATGGAAGTGGACGACGAAGTCTTGAGCGCCTCCAACAACAGCTGTGATCGATTATTGGATGCCATCGAACGTTACACGAGTCAAGTGGCATTGGAACCGGACCAACCAGTCGTCTTGGCCACGCCCAATATAGCTATCGAAACTTTATTACATAGTAAACCGGAATCTTACTCTTTCCGGCCGTCATTCGAAGGCGATCCATCCGGCAGCAGTTtg ATATCCCTAACGATCCCGAAACAAGCGCTGGAAGGTTCTCGCGATGGAGTTCGGTTGCAGTTTGTATCTTACCGGAGTGGCAAACTTTTCCAAAGTCGAACGAATCGTTTGCCGGGACAACCGGCCATGGTGATAGCCGCAACAGTCGGACACGTTTCAGTTTCGGGACTGAGTGAACCGGTGACTTACACGATGCCTTTAGTCAACAGCAGTTCATTTTACTCTTGCGTCTATTGGGATGAATtag AAAAGGAATGGTCGACGAATGGCGTGAAAACTACCAAAACAGAGTCGGGGATGATTGAATGCTTGTCAGATCACTTGACGGCCTTCTCTATTCTCCTGGACCCGACACCCATGGATCGTATCTCCGGTTACCACGAATACATTCTAAGACTCATCAGTTACGTCGGATCCGGATTGAGCATTCTCGGTCTTTCCATCACCGTTCTCCTCTACAGTCTTTTTAG GAATTTAAGGAGAGATCGCGGTGGGAAAATTCTGCTGAATTTGTGCATATCGCTGTTGATGTTGAATGTCATATTCCTGGTGGGCTCCATCCTGGGAACTGCTTACAAGAACGTCGATCTGGAACAACGAGCTAAAACGTCGGAGCGAATTTGGTCGGCCGGAACGGAATCGCCAGTCAGTCAAGCGCACGTGGACATTTGTACGGCGCTGACCATCAGTGTCCACTACTTGGTTCTGTCATCTTTGTCCTGGATGTTGGTCGAGGCCGTTCACATGTACCAGTTGCTCATTTTGGTCTTTGCCAATAGTGAGACTGGTTTCATGTTGAAACGGATGCTCGCCGCTTGGG GTGTACCGTTGATTGTTGTCGTCACCACGGCTGTGCTATGCTTAGATTATTACCAGGACCCAACTGGGCAGACCTGCGGTCGAATGTCGCACGCCCATCTGACCGTCTATTACAGCGCCTTCATCGGACCCACTTGCCTGATCCTTTTGATCAACTCGACCGTTTTCTTCATGGTGCTCAGAGTCATCCTGTTGCAGGGCCAGCGCGGGCGAGCTGTCGGTAAAGTGGCAACTGAGAACGGAAACGGGGCCGGAGGAGGCAATCGCTTGATGATCATGGCCCAGCTACGCGGAGCTGTCACCGTCATGGCTTTATTGGGCGTCACTTGGGTAGCCGGCGCTGTGGCAATTGGTCCAGTCAAAGTGGTTATGACCTACGTCTTTTGCGTCTGCAATTCCCTTCAAGGATTCGTCATTTTCATTGTCAGAGTTGTCCAGTACCCAGAGGCCCGCCAATCGTTTGTCACTTTGTGGAACACTGGACAGACTCACATCCCTTACGACGCTACTCGTCATTCTTCCGGACCGACCATCAATTCATCAGGATCTGCTACCGGACAATCGAGCGCCCATGCCGTCCTAAGAGCCCGTAAAACATTGTCCATCAATTCCAGATCGCCTGGATCATCCGGCAAAAATATGTTGCCAATCGCTCGCGGCCCGGACTCACTGACTCCATCACAAGCTCCGACTCTTCCGCTCGGTGGTCCCACTGACTCTTCTTCTCCCTCCTTGTCCTACCAGCACTGGTTCCCATCCGCAACTGCATCACCCGCCAGCAATGGATCGACCCAGTCTCGATTCCGCCGAATTTTCGGCCAACTTGGGCTGGAACCATCTTCTTTGAGGCTGTCATCCAAGTCAAACGGTAAAACTAGTGGCTCTCATTCCTTGCTGGAACGGCACGTTTCCGGCGCAACGAATCCGCCACCATCGCCTGGTGATAAGTCGCACCAGATACTTGGCGAACCATCTCCGCTACCGGAAGAATTGAtcaaaccaaatttcatgatTGGCGAGGAAATCTCTCTTTTGCATCCGGGCgcagcgtcgtcgtcggcggAACCGTCTGCAGGCAACACGAAGCGTTCGTCGGTAATCAGCGCCGGCGGCGGAAGCATCAGCAAAGAAGGAGCCAATACATCGTGGACTTATCTCCGGCCGGAAGACGAAATTGGTGACAATGATCAACTACCACCTACCACCGACCAGCTAGGATTGAAATCCGCCAATGGATTCATCGCCCGACGCCGTGCCGTTTCCTTCGTCGTCAACTTGCCCGACCATGGATCGATTGAAAATCCATCGTCTACCGACGACCGCCGAGCTCCTCCGGTGCGAAGAACTCAGTCACTTTGCGACGATCCTCCGGAATTGTCCGTTATATTCCGCAACGGCCCAACACAACAGTCTTCTCTGCCTCGTCAAGACCCTTTGTTTCATTCCTAA